The nucleotide sequence ATTCAGCAGCAGAAAGCTGAGCGAAAAACCTGCAATCATAATCAACAGCGGAACAATTCCTTTAGATTCCTTCATTTTATTAATCCCGATAACACCGGCTACTTCGAACAGACCGGCACCAATTAGAAACACCCAGTCCATTATATGGAAGCCTCCTCTTTTTTGTCATCAGACAGTGTTTTTAACCCAATAACCCCGCATACTAAAACGGCGATTAAAAGAATTTTAACCAGCTGGAAAGGCTCGTTAAAAAACATAATTTCTGCTATCACGGTTCCGGCTGCCCCAAGTCCTGTAAAAACAGCGTAAACCGTACTGACAGGCAGTCTTTTCGTTGCACTGATCAGCAGGTAAAAGCTGATGCAGATTGTGATGATGGTTCCAAGCCATTCAAGCCAGCTGTCTGAATACTTAAGGCCGGCAACCCAAATGACTTCAACAAAACCGGCCATAAATACTTTTGTCCAATCTTTGTTCATGATAATTTCCCCTTCCTTATATTTCCATATCGGCAATGAGAATTGATGATAGGCAGAAAAGCGCCTTCTTTTTCGAATAATATTTTGGATGCCTGTCAGGGCTAAACGGTCGGGTCCGTTTTTCGTGGTGTCCAGCTCCGCCTCCCAGCCCTTCCGTCAGAACAAAATCCCCGCAAAAGTCAAAACCGGACTTTTCCGGTGATTTCTTTTCTGCCTGTCAGGGCTAAACGGTCGGCTCCGCTTTTCGTGGTGTCCAGCTCCACCGCCCAACTCCTCTGTCAGAACGGAACCATCGGCAAAGGCAAAAAGCGCCTTTACCGCCGTTTCCTTATCTGACTCCCGGAGCTAAACGGGCGATTACGCTTTTCGTGGTGTCCAGCTCCGCCTCCCAGCCCTTCCGTCAGAACAAAATCCCCGCAAAAGTCAAAACCGGACTTTTCCGGTGATTTCTTTTCTGCCTGTCAGGGCTAACCGGTCGGCTCCGCTTTTCGTGGTGTCTAGCTCCACCGCCCAACTCCTCTGTCAGAACGGAACCATCGGCAAAGGCAAAAAGCGCCTTTACCGCCGTTTCCTTATCTGACTCCCGGAGCTAAACGGGCGATTACGCTTTTCTGGTAATGCCATTCCAATAGACTTTAAAACAGCTGTTCAGCCGTTTTTGCACGCGCGAAGGTCCGCCGTACAGCATTTCGGCGAAGACAGCATCTGCGACACCCATATACGCCGTAGCCGCTTCAGCCGGTTTTACTGCAAGATCAAGCTGTTTTTCGAAAACACCGATGAGCAGTTCTTCGAACGTATCGAGGTACACATAAACTTTTTCCATGACCTCCCGATATAAATGTGAGGGGGGCAAAAAGCTGATTCTCAGCATGAATTTTGTTTCCGCCTCTTTTTCAAAGCGGTGCACGTAATCCGTCAGATAACGGAACAAAATGTCGTTAAGCTGGGGCTGTTCTGGAGAAGAAAATGAAGCTTTTACATACTCAATCTCCTTCTCAAGAACATCAGTCATCGCCTTAAGGAAGAGTTCATCCTTATTTTTAAAATGGGTGTAAATCGACTGTTTCTTTATTCCAACTTCAGCAGCAATGTCAGCCAGTGAAGTACCTTCATAGCCATGATCGGCAAATAGGCGGATGGCC is from Bacillus sp. FSL H8-0547 and encodes:
- a CDS encoding multidrug efflux SMR transporter, which gives rise to MNKDWTKVFMAGFVEVIWVAGLKYSDSWLEWLGTIITICISFYLLISATKRLPVSTVYAVFTGLGAAGTVIAEIMFFNEPFQLVKILLIAVLVCGVIGLKTLSDDKKEEASI
- a CDS encoding TetR/AcrR family transcriptional regulator, which produces MTSEQLKQAAIRLFADHGYEGTSLADIAAEVGIKKQSIYTHFKNKDELFLKAMTDVLEKEIEYVKASFSSPEQPQLNDILFRYLTDYVHRFEKEAETKFMLRISFLPPSHLYREVMEKVYVYLDTFEELLIGVFEKQLDLAVKPAEAATAYMGVADAVFAEMLYGGPSRVQKRLNSCFKVYWNGITRKA